Proteins co-encoded in one Klebsiella michiganensis genomic window:
- a CDS encoding S-adenosylmethionine tRNA ribosyltransferase produces MSEPTLATIHDLHSHTTASDGLLSPEALVNRAVDMRVTVLAITDHDTVAGLPAARAEIQRLNLPLQLISGVEISTVWENHEIHIVGLGIDEQHPALKLFLEQQSERRSQRAVMIAERLDKARIPGALEGAMRHAGSGAITRGHFARFLVEQGKASNMGDVFKKYLAKGKTGYVPPQWCTIEQAIDVIHHSGGQAVLAHPGRYGLTAKWLKRLLAQFAEHGGDAMEVAQCQQAPNERTQLASYAKQFNLLASQGSDFHLPCAWIELGRKLWLPAGVEPVWLHWEQSHIAKERAV; encoded by the coding sequence TTGAGCGAGCCCACCCTGGCCACGATCCACGACCTGCACAGCCACACTACCGCCTCGGATGGCCTGTTGTCTCCTGAAGCTTTGGTTAATCGCGCGGTAGATATGCGCGTCACGGTACTGGCTATTACCGACCATGACACCGTTGCGGGTCTGCCTGCCGCAAGGGCTGAAATCCAGCGCCTGAATTTACCGCTACAGTTAATCAGCGGCGTTGAAATTTCCACCGTCTGGGAAAACCATGAAATCCATATTGTCGGCCTGGGCATTGATGAGCAGCACCCGGCGCTGAAGCTTTTCCTTGAACAACAAAGTGAACGCCGCAGTCAACGTGCGGTAATGATTGCCGAACGTCTGGATAAGGCTCGCATTCCCGGGGCGCTAGAAGGGGCGATGCGCCATGCCGGCAGTGGGGCTATTACCCGCGGGCATTTTGCTCGTTTTCTGGTTGAGCAGGGCAAAGCCAGCAATATGGGGGACGTCTTCAAAAAGTACCTGGCGAAAGGGAAAACCGGATACGTTCCGCCTCAGTGGTGTACAATAGAACAAGCTATTGATGTGATTCATCATTCTGGCGGGCAGGCGGTGCTGGCACATCCAGGGCGCTACGGCCTGACCGCAAAATGGCTAAAACGACTGCTGGCGCAGTTTGCCGAACACGGTGGCGATGCCATGGAAGTTGCGCAGTGCCAGCAGGCTCCTAACGAACGTACCCAGCTTGCGAGCTACGCTAAGCAGTTTAATCTGCTGGCGTCGCAGGGCTCAGATTTTCATCTGCCCTGCGCGTGGATTGAGCTGGGCCGTAAGCTGTGGCTACCGGCGGGCGTTGAGCCCGTCTGGCTGCACTGGGAGCAGAGCCACATCGCTAAAGAGAGGGCAGTATGA